One Solanum stenotomum isolate F172 unplaced genomic scaffold, ASM1918654v1 scaffold21218, whole genome shotgun sequence genomic region harbors:
- the LOC125850954 gene encoding protein EPIDERMAL PATTERNING FACTOR 1 — MYAMRSFKYIATMIIILLVFLPIVMNARHIPKINSYERHMVMSPTKKTTLARGVMAKRADTLQVAGSRLPDCSHACGSCKPCRLVMVSFVCSSLEEAETCPVAYKCMCHNKSYPVP, encoded by the exons atGTATGCAATGAGGAGTTTCAAGTATATTGCAACTATGATCATTATTCTTCTTGTTTTCCTTCCAATTGTCATGAATGCAAGGCATATTCCCAAGATTAACTCAT atgaaAGACATATGGTCATGTCACCAACTAAAAAGACAACATTGGCAAGGGGAGTAATGGCAAAAAGAGCAGATACATTGCAAGTAGCAGGATCAAGATTACCAGATTGTTCTCATGCATGTGGATCATGTAAACCTTGTAGATTAGTGATGgttagttttgtttgttcatCATTAGAAGAAGCTGAGACTTGTCCTGTTGCTTACAAATGTATGTGTCATAACAAGTCATACCCTGTACCTTAA